In one Alphaproteobacteria bacterium genomic region, the following are encoded:
- a CDS encoding PAS domain-containing methyl-accepting chemotaxis protein: MALNFFSGRETKALIDALQRSQAIIEFDLSGKILHANDLFLGAMGYSLEEVRGKHHSMFVSPDHRDSAEYKEFWAHLRSGKFQSAEFKRFAKGGRTVWIQASYNPIFGRNGKPYKVVKFATDITEQKLRNMDYRGQIEAIGKSQAVIEFKPDGTILTANPNFLGAMGYTLEEIKGRHHSMFVEPEYAKSAEYKEFWEALARGKFQAAEYKRFGKGGREVWIQATYNPITDDTGAVLKVVKYATDRSDQVKRRLHRAEIQKSIDDNLSTIARRISNVADQTANATNASTQTSSNVQSVAAGAEELASSINEISGQLANATTISASAVQRAQQTNGIVEGLMSEAEKIGDVLSLITDIAEQTNLLALNATIEAARAGDAGKGFAVVAGEVKSLASQTARATDEIGAQISQIQGSTQNAVRAIQDIAKIIQEISEISSGIASAVQEQTAVTQEMSSTMQMAFQGVDSISSGMKDIADATKTIDTAVKDVREASNSIA; the protein is encoded by the coding sequence ATGGCTTTGAATTTTTTCAGCGGCCGGGAAACCAAGGCCCTGATTGACGCGCTCCAAAGATCGCAAGCAATCATCGAATTCGATCTGTCCGGAAAAATCCTGCACGCCAACGACCTTTTTCTCGGCGCGATGGGCTATTCCCTGGAGGAGGTAAGGGGGAAGCATCATTCGATGTTCGTCAGCCCCGACCACCGCGACAGCGCGGAATACAAGGAGTTCTGGGCGCACCTGCGCAGCGGGAAATTCCAATCCGCCGAGTTCAAGCGATTTGCAAAGGGCGGCAGAACGGTCTGGATTCAGGCCAGCTACAATCCGATTTTCGGACGCAACGGCAAACCCTACAAGGTCGTGAAATTCGCGACCGACATCACCGAACAGAAGCTCCGCAACATGGATTATCGCGGCCAGATCGAGGCGATCGGCAAATCCCAGGCGGTCATTGAATTCAAACCGGACGGCACGATCCTGACCGCGAACCCGAATTTTCTGGGTGCGATGGGATACACGCTGGAGGAGATCAAGGGACGCCATCATTCCATGTTCGTCGAACCGGAATACGCGAAAAGCGCCGAGTACAAGGAATTCTGGGAAGCGCTGGCCCGCGGAAAGTTCCAGGCGGCGGAGTACAAGCGCTTCGGCAAGGGCGGACGGGAAGTCTGGATTCAGGCAACCTACAACCCGATCACGGACGATACCGGCGCCGTACTCAAGGTCGTGAAATACGCAACCGACCGCTCCGATCAGGTCAAACGGCGCCTGCACCGCGCCGAAATCCAGAAGTCGATCGACGACAACCTGTCCACCATCGCCCGGCGCATCTCCAACGTGGCGGATCAGACGGCCAACGCCACCAATGCCTCCACCCAGACCTCCAGCAACGTGCAATCCGTCGCCGCCGGAGCGGAAGAACTGGCGTCTTCGATCAATGAAATCAGCGGCCAGCTCGCCAATGCCACGACCATCTCGGCCTCGGCGGTTCAGCGGGCGCAGCAAACCAACGGAATCGTCGAGGGCCTGATGTCCGAAGCAGAAAAGATCGGTGACGTCCTGTCGCTGATCACGGATATCGCGGAGCAGACCAATTTGCTGGCCCTGAACGCGACAATTGAGGCCGCCCGCGCCGGCGATGCCGGCAAGGGATTCGCGGTGGTCGCCGGCGAAGTCAAAAGCCTGGCGAGTCAGACCGCACGGGCAACCGATGAGATCGGGGCCCAGATCTCCCAGATTCAGGGATCAACCCAGAATGCCGTCCGTGCGATTCAGGACATCGCGAAGATCATTCAGGAAATCAGTGAGATTTCCTCCGGAATTGCCAGTGCCGTGCAGGAGCAGACGGCGGTAACCCAGGAGATGTCGTCGACGATGCAGATGGCATTCCAGGGTGTCGATTCGATCAGTTCCGGCATGAAGGATATCGCCGATGCCACGAAGACGATCGATACGGCCGTCAAGGATGTCCGGGAGGCATCGAACTCGATTGCCTAA